The following proteins come from a genomic window of Triticum aestivum cultivar Chinese Spring unplaced genomic scaffold, IWGSC CS RefSeq v2.1 scaffold163823, whole genome shotgun sequence:
- the LOC123176509 gene encoding uncharacterized protein, translated as MTGPPLTTGVLFSSLLQYDCECEAKEMEGKNRAAAIAALCMLLLLAQPKPSHQQPSGVNCMCYQHCYPGCKDRISPLFCKVKCAGRCPDAIDGLASCLIACDMDSICDQPGPSVDVEVCRNVCHDMWVAGGAN; from the exons ATGACAGGGCCACCACTCACCACAGGagttctcttctcttctcttctacaGTACGACTGTGAGTGTGAGGCCAAGGAGATGGAGGGGAAGAATAGAGCAGCCGCCATTGCTGCCCTGTGCATGCTCCTTCTCCTCGCGCAGCCAAAGCCATCCCATCAGCAGCCCTCTGGAGTCAACTGCATGTGCTACCAGCACTGCTACCCTGGGTGCAAGGATAGGATCTCGCCGTTGTTCTGCAAGGTCAAGTGTGCTGGTCGCTGCCCCGACGCCATTGATGGCCTTGCCTCCTGCTTGATCGCCTGCGACATGGACTCCATCTGTGACCAGCCAGGGCCGTCAGTCG ATGTTGAGGTTTGCAGGAATGTCTGCCACGATATGTGGGTGGCGGGTGGCGCCAACTAA